In one Zalophus californianus isolate mZalCal1 chromosome 10, mZalCal1.pri.v2, whole genome shotgun sequence genomic region, the following are encoded:
- the FCER1G gene encoding high affinity immunoglobulin epsilon receptor subunit gamma: MIPAVGLLLLLSVEQAAALGEPQLCYILDAILFLYGIVLTLLYCRLKIQVRKAAIASYEKSDGIYTGLSTRNQETYETLKHEKPPQ; the protein is encoded by the exons ATGATTCCAGCAGTGGGCTTGCTCTTACTCCTTTCGGTTGAACAAGCAG CCGCACTGGGAGAGCCTCAGCTCTGCTACATCCTGGACGCCATCCTGTTTCTGTACGGTATCGTCCTCACCCTGCTCTACTGCAGACTTAAG ATCCAGGTGCGGAAGGCAGCTATCGCCAGCTACGAG AAATCAGATGGCATTTACACG GGCCTGAGCACCCGGAACCAGGAGACTTATGAGACCCTAAAGCATGAGAAACCACCCCAGTAA